A single Verrucomicrobiia bacterium DNA region contains:
- a CDS encoding autotransporter-associated beta strand repeat-containing protein, whose amino-acid sequence MKTATSVILPSTRAHLKLLLAVATLSANYVFAATEQWQGGSGVSASLNWTDPANWTAPKQTYYNQVQFLGTGANAVNDFTVNNILDAATGVAQMPIWELDYMPTNGNYVTLINPGVTLTLGAGWGSLYVGADIQHSSQPAPANAVETIRIEGVGGALNLGGNLYLGQGSVSPNDAHNVTLDLSGLDNFTHTGSQISIASGTLQHAHGVFYLARTNQISLGNDFQISSQNYSNSLPVEVYLGQANNISLGSGNLVVGGTGTTAAGAWIKFNPTFLPSVPTAYFHSSRSDGRIANFWIANGNGGPNVPGTALADFTGGSVALLVDSLQLGRAGTASATGVLTLNNGLVDVNNATIGNQQVTSGGAGVGLVNLNSGSGTNATLRVNGTLTLAAATGTLTPGTAGTINVNGGALAAGNIVNGGGAGTINLSAGALTVGGSAGTLAAPLTLLATTNSSFNLALASGASSVVVNTLRTGGTTNLINIVSAPPLASYPTQLVVVKYSGSIAGAGFNFGLGTLPPLFAGYLVNNTANGSIDVVLTTGSTILTWAGNVNGNWDTMTANWLAGGAATYTDGQFVRFQDGATTANINLTTALSPSSITVSNNSQGYTFGGVGSLVGTTGLVKDGAGRLILNHSGDNNFTGGVTINNGALQIGNNDNAGNLPAGSVVNHGNLTFARSDSITVANSISGTGSFTQAGAGGTLLLSGGNSYAGNVLVTNNSTLVAGSAPALGASSGNLIIASGSTFDLNGYASPKPIIVSGAGVDGAGAIVDSGGAVYGIATSVTLAGNTTFSLQNRWDLTGSLNTGGNAYDLTLLGAGYFEWRNLSVDSALGNLFLQSGQLGIVGSTSLGNPARTLTLSSGAAIVFYGGPFSSVNKNVDFQSGGNIFNYGGNNIMSGTMTLEPGFCSFDVSGGTSLTLSNVLTGSGVLYQNNGSGTIILAGNSPAFTGGVLTYNGALFLNGMIGSGITSQFGTLVGGTGTATGLVDIGGALVPGGVNVVGTFHAQGGLVLEGGAVVTNDLAALPGPNNDLVQVIGDLTANGNDLYINPIGGSLANASYPLFTYTGNLIGSFGNVTTIAPTAYTLVLTNVTTTSPKEIRVIVSGSQPRSLVWNNASSSGVWDVQGWANWSNLVTHTSPEQFLALDAVLFSDVGAPSTSIDIPALVVPSALTVNASVDYNFAGNGAIGGTASLVKQGGGTLNLAVAGSFSGAATISGGTVKTIKPALNSVSSLTITNGGTLDFSGNAVTGNKSLTLAGAGVGGRGALVNNSNDFYNQVFSINLVGDATIGGSNRWDLVSGATVSGPHKLTIQRSAAGGYQEWDSVAVGSDVSEIELAVGNLGIKNMSSSFANPNTVLTVNTNCELSFWSGGWNGSIHVRTNGRVNLWTAPSAFTGGNIILDEGAHWLAWSGSGPQLYGNAVTLNGVAHLLIGDYSRIYTNVISGPGGMLIENWNQQMVLSAANTYTGPTIIANGPQIALTNNGSISHSALLFFGGSDANSVHIDVSGRGDKTLTLASGQTLAGIGAVAGNLVVSPDATLAPAGTNTTIGYTLGANATGGISATNNIVLNGTTTIKLNGSGMNDTLQAGGNITYGGTLNLANINAAPLASGDTFQIFNAASRSGSFAAIVPATPGAGLTWDLSQLSLGKISVAGAGAQPTFTGTSVSGGNFIFSGSGGLAGGTYYVLTSTDAAAPLANWIPIATNLFDGGGNFSFTNAVSADAQRFFILQIP is encoded by the coding sequence ATGAAGACAGCAACCAGCGTTATTCTTCCATCCACCCGCGCGCATCTGAAATTACTTTTAGCCGTTGCCACGCTCAGCGCAAATTATGTCTTCGCCGCCACCGAACAGTGGCAGGGCGGATCCGGCGTCAGCGCGTCGCTTAACTGGACGGACCCGGCCAACTGGACAGCTCCGAAACAAACTTACTACAACCAGGTCCAATTTCTCGGGACAGGGGCCAATGCCGTCAATGATTTCACGGTCAACAACATTCTCGATGCCGCCACGGGCGTCGCGCAGATGCCGATTTGGGAATTGGATTACATGCCGACGAACGGCAATTACGTCACGCTCATCAATCCGGGCGTCACGCTGACGCTCGGGGCCGGTTGGGGTAGTTTGTACGTAGGCGCGGACATCCAACACAGCAGTCAACCGGCGCCGGCCAACGCGGTGGAAACCATCCGCATCGAAGGCGTGGGCGGTGCGCTGAACCTCGGCGGCAATCTCTATCTTGGCCAAGGCTCGGTCAGCCCCAACGATGCGCATAACGTGACGCTCGATTTATCGGGATTGGACAACTTCACGCACACCGGCTCGCAGATTTCCATCGCTTCCGGCACACTGCAACATGCGCATGGCGTTTTTTATCTCGCCAGGACCAACCAGATTTCCCTCGGCAACGATTTCCAGATCAGCAGCCAAAATTACAGCAATTCCCTGCCGGTCGAAGTCTATCTCGGACAGGCGAACAACATCAGTCTCGGCTCCGGAAACCTCGTGGTGGGCGGCACGGGAACAACCGCTGCCGGCGCCTGGATAAAATTTAATCCCACGTTTCTACCATCGGTACCGACTGCCTATTTTCACAGTTCTCGTAGTGACGGACGCATCGCAAACTTCTGGATCGCCAACGGCAACGGCGGCCCGAACGTGCCCGGGACCGCGCTGGCTGATTTCACGGGCGGCAGCGTGGCGCTGCTGGTGGACAGCCTGCAACTCGGGCGGGCGGGCACGGCCAGCGCCACCGGCGTTTTGACCCTGAACAACGGATTGGTGGACGTGAACAATGCCACCATCGGCAACCAGCAAGTGACCAGCGGCGGCGCGGGCGTCGGGCTTGTCAATCTCAACAGTGGTTCTGGCACCAATGCCACGTTGCGCGTCAACGGCACGCTAACCTTGGCGGCAGCGACGGGGACTTTGACGCCGGGCACGGCGGGCACCATCAACGTCAACGGCGGCGCGTTGGCGGCGGGCAACATCGTCAATGGCGGCGGTGCGGGAACGATCAATCTTTCCGCCGGTGCGCTGACGGTTGGCGGCTCGGCGGGAACGCTGGCCGCGCCCCTCACGCTGTTGGCAACCACTAATTCAAGTTTCAATCTGGCTTTGGCCTCGGGCGCAAGCAGCGTCGTGGTGAACACGTTGCGGACGGGAGGAACGACCAATCTCATCAATATCGTGTCCGCGCCGCCGTTGGCGAGTTATCCCACGCAATTGGTCGTCGTCAAATACTCGGGTAGCATTGCCGGTGCGGGTTTCAATTTTGGTTTGGGCACGCTGCCGCCTTTGTTCGCGGGGTATCTGGTCAACAACACCGCCAATGGGTCCATTGATGTCGTGCTGACCACCGGTTCGACGATTCTGACCTGGGCGGGAAATGTGAATGGAAATTGGGATACCATGACGGCCAACTGGCTGGCTGGTGGCGCGGCCACTTACACAGATGGCCAGTTTGTGCGTTTTCAGGATGGCGCGACCACGGCCAACATCAATCTGACCACGGCGCTTTCACCCAGCAGCATTACGGTGAGCAATAACTCGCAGGGATACACTTTTGGCGGGGTGGGCTCGCTGGTCGGGACGACGGGATTGGTAAAGGACGGCGCGGGCCGATTGATTTTGAATCACAGCGGCGACAACAATTTCACGGGCGGTGTCACCATCAACAACGGCGCGTTGCAAATTGGGAACAACGACAACGCGGGAAATCTTCCGGCGGGCAGTGTGGTGAACCACGGCAACCTGACGTTCGCGCGTTCCGATTCCATCACCGTGGCGAATAGCATTTCCGGCACGGGTTCGTTCACTCAAGCGGGCGCGGGCGGAACGCTGTTGTTGAGCGGCGGAAACAGCTACGCCGGTAATGTGCTGGTGACGAACAACAGCACACTGGTAGCCGGCAGCGCCCCGGCCTTGGGCGCGAGCAGCGGAAATCTCATCATCGCGAGCGGGTCAACTTTTGATCTCAATGGTTACGCCAGTCCGAAACCGATCATCGTGTCGGGCGCGGGCGTGGACGGCGCCGGGGCCATCGTGGATTCGGGCGGCGCGGTTTATGGCATCGCCACAAGCGTAACGCTGGCGGGCAACACCACTTTCAGCCTGCAGAACCGCTGGGATTTGACAGGCAGTTTGAACACCGGCGGCAACGCTTACGACCTGACGCTGCTGGGCGCGGGTTACTTTGAATGGAGAAATCTTTCGGTGGATTCCGCCTTGGGCAACCTCTTTCTCCAATCCGGGCAATTGGGCATCGTCGGCAGCACCAGTCTCGGCAATCCGGCACGGACACTGACGCTAAGTTCCGGTGCGGCAATCGTGTTTTACGGCGGGCCATTCTCCAGCGTGAATAAGAACGTGGACTTTCAAAGCGGCGGCAACATTTTCAACTACGGCGGCAACAATATCATGAGCGGCACCATGACGTTGGAACCCGGCTTCTGTTCCTTTGATGTCAGCGGCGGCACGTCCTTGACGTTGAGCAATGTCCTGACCGGTTCGGGCGTTTTGTATCAGAACAACGGCAGCGGCACGATCATTCTCGCGGGCAACAGCCCGGCCTTCACTGGCGGCGTGTTGACCTATAATGGCGCGCTCTTCTTGAACGGCATGATTGGTTCGGGCATCACCAGTCAATTCGGCACGCTCGTCGGCGGAACGGGCACGGCTACGGGATTGGTGGACATTGGCGGCGCGCTCGTGCCCGGCGGAGTCAATGTGGTCGGCACTTTTCACGCGCAAGGCGGTCTGGTGTTGGAAGGCGGCGCGGTGGTGACCAACGACCTCGCGGCTTTGCCCGGGCCCAATAATGACCTCGTGCAAGTCATCGGCGATTTGACGGCCAATGGCAACGATCTCTACATCAATCCGATTGGCGGCAGTCTCGCGAACGCGTCGTACCCGCTCTTTACCTACACGGGCAACCTAATCGGCTCGTTCGGCAACGTGACGACCATTGCGCCGACGGCTTACACATTGGTACTGACCAATGTGACCACGACTTCGCCGAAGGAGATTCGCGTCATCGTTTCAGGCAGCCAGCCGCGGTCGCTGGTTTGGAACAATGCCAGTTCCAGCGGTGTCTGGGACGTGCAAGGTTGGGCGAATTGGTCGAACCTCGTCACGCACACATCGCCCGAACAATTCCTCGCGCTGGACGCGGTGTTGTTCAGCGACGTGGGCGCACCGTCCACCAGCATTGACATTCCTGCGTTGGTGGTGCCGTCCGCCCTGACGGTCAACGCCAGCGTGGACTACAACTTTGCCGGCAACGGTGCAATCGGCGGCACCGCGAGCCTCGTGAAACAAGGCGGCGGCACGCTGAATCTGGCGGTTGCGGGATCGTTCTCGGGCGCGGCCACCATCAGCGGTGGAACGGTGAAGACCATCAAACCCGCGTTGAATTCCGTTTCCTCCCTCACCATCACCAACGGCGGCACGCTTGATTTCTCGGGCAATGCCGTGACGGGAAACAAATCGTTGACGCTCGCGGGCGCGGGCGTGGGCGGGCGCGGCGCGTTGGTCAACAACAGTAACGATTTCTACAATCAGGTTTTCAGCATCAATCTGGTTGGCGATGCGACCATCGGCGGCAGCAACCGCTGGGACCTCGTCAGCGGCGCGACGGTTTCCGGCCCGCACAAACTGACCATCCAGCGTTCCGCCGCCGGCGGCTATCAGGAATGGGATTCCGTCGCCGTGGGCAGCGACGTAAGCGAGATCGAATTAGCCGTGGGCAATCTCGGTATCAAGAACATGTCGTCGAGTTTCGCCAATCCCAACACGGTTTTGACGGTCAACACCAACTGCGAACTTTCGTTCTGGAGCGGCGGTTGGAATGGCAGCATCCACGTCCGCACCAATGGTCGCGTCAATCTCTGGACCGCCCCGTCGGCGTTCACCGGCGGCAACATCATTTTGGACGAGGGCGCACACTGGCTGGCTTGGTCCGGCAGCGGCCCGCAACTTTACGGCAACGCGGTCACGCTCAATGGCGTCGCGCATCTACTCATCGGCGACTATAGCCGCATTTACACCAACGTCATCAGCGGCCCCGGCGGCATGTTGATCGAGAATTGGAATCAACAGATGGTGCTCTCGGCGGCGAACACTTACACCGGCCCGACCATCATCGCGAACGGGCCGCAAATCGCCCTGACCAACAACGGCAGTATTTCGCACAGCGCCCTGCTCTTCTTCGGCGGCAGCGACGCCAATTCCGTCCACATTGATGTCAGCGGGCGCGGCGACAAAACGCTGACGCTGGCGAGCGGCCAGACCTTGGCGGGCATCGGCGCCGTGGCCGGAAATCTGGTGGTCAGTCCGGACGCAACGCTGGCTCCCGCGGGAACGAACACGACCATTGGTTATACCCTCGGCGCGAACGCGACGGGTGGCATTTCGGCGACCAACAACATCGTCCTGAACGGCACTACGACCATCAAACTGAACGGCTCAGGAATGAACGACACTCTTCAAGCCGGTGGCAACATCACCTACGGCGGCACGTTGAATCTCGCGAACATCAACGCCGCGCCGCTGGCCAGTGGCGACACGTTCCAAATCTTCAACGCGGCGAGCCGTTCCGGTTCGTTTGCGGCCATTGTTCCCGCGACGCCGGGCGCGGGACTGACTTGGGATTTATCCCAACTCAGCCTCGGCAAGATCAGTGTGGCGGGCGCGGGAGCGCAACCCACGTTCACCGGCACTTCAGTGTCGGGCGGCAACTTCATCTTCAGCGGGTCGGGCGGTCTGGCGGGCGGCACTTATTATGTGCTGACCTCGACGGACGCAGCGGCCCCGCTGGCCAACTGGATTCCGATTGCGACGAACCTCTTTGATGGCGGCGGCAATTTCAGCTTCACCAACGCGGTGAGCGCCGATGCCCAGCGATTTTTCATCCTCCAGATTCCGTGA
- a CDS encoding prepilin-type N-terminal cleavage/methylation domain-containing protein — protein MKTTRTKASNRSAFTLIELLVVIAIIAILAAMLLPALSRAKLRAHSISCINQLKQLSLANLMYSDDTGVWVGATDPNPALSQGDWMYTMISYYGNTTNLLVCPAAPDKGITPGAVNVPGTSDSAWHWTISTPPYSGSYGYNCWLNLGLGNAATRPDNVIKKPAAVQRVSTTPMFMDSIWINCDPLETDPPARDLYNGDQSKEGMPRVTIARHGGRAAAAAPRSVGIGAALPGAINIAFTDGHAEQVKLDQLWSYDWHRNWKTPTIRPP, from the coding sequence TTGAAAACGACACGAACCAAAGCCTCGAACCGATCCGCGTTCACGCTGATTGAATTGCTGGTGGTGATTGCCATCATCGCCATCCTCGCGGCCATGTTGTTGCCGGCATTATCGCGGGCAAAACTCCGCGCGCATAGCATCAGTTGCATCAACCAGCTCAAGCAGTTGTCGCTGGCCAATCTGATGTATTCTGACGATACGGGCGTGTGGGTTGGCGCAACCGATCCCAATCCCGCTTTGAGCCAGGGTGATTGGATGTACACGATGATCAGCTATTACGGGAACACCACCAATCTGCTGGTTTGTCCTGCCGCGCCGGACAAGGGCATCACTCCCGGCGCGGTCAATGTTCCGGGCACGAGCGATTCAGCCTGGCATTGGACAATTTCCACGCCGCCCTACAGCGGCAGCTATGGCTACAATTGCTGGCTCAATTTGGGTTTGGGCAACGCGGCCACGCGGCCCGACAATGTGATCAAAAAACCGGCTGCGGTGCAGCGCGTGAGCACCACGCCGATGTTCATGGATAGCATCTGGATCAACTGCGATCCGCTCGAAACGGACCCGCCCGCCCGCGACTTATACAATGGCGACCAGTCCAAGGAAGGCATGCCGCGCGTGACCATTGCGCGTCACGGCGGTCGCGCCGCTGCCGCCGCTCCGCGCAGCGTTGGCATTGGCGCGGCCCTGCCCGGCGCCATCAACATCGCCTTCACGGACGGCCATGCCGAGCAGGTCAAATTGGATCAACTGTGGAGCTACGACTGGCATCGGAATTGGAAAACGCCCACCATTCGCCCGCCGTGA